One window from the genome of Oceanisphaera sp. IT1-181 encodes:
- a CDS encoding Na(+)-translocating NADH-quinone reductase subunit A — MITIKKGLDLPITGAPEQVIYDGPAIKRVATLGEEFVGMRPTMYVKVEDRVKKGQIIFEDKKNPGVKFTAPAAGTVVEINRGAKRVLQSVVIAVDDSEDQITFSKYASAELATLERDTVREQLVESGMWTALRTRPFSKVPAVGTVPSSIFVTAMDTNPLSANAELIIKENAQAFTDGLLVLSRLTDGQVNVCKGEGNLPQAQAATIKEHVFTGLHPAGLPGTHIHYIDPIVPGKVVWAINYQDVIAVGKLFTTGELFTDRVIALAGPVVQKPRLVRTRIGASLETLTAGELQEGENRVISGSVLYGTAANGPHAYLGRYHLQVSVIAEGREKELFGWLAPGANKFSVTRAYLSHLTKGKLFDLTTTTNGSARAMVPIGNYERIMPLDILPTLLLRDLLSNDTDGAITLGCLELDEEDLALCTYVCPGKYDYGLALRKCLTTIELEG; from the coding sequence ATGATTACAATAAAAAAAGGACTGGACCTCCCGATTACCGGGGCACCAGAGCAAGTAATCTACGATGGTCCTGCCATCAAGCGAGTTGCAACGCTGGGTGAAGAGTTTGTGGGCATGCGCCCTACCATGTACGTCAAGGTAGAGGATCGTGTTAAAAAAGGTCAGATTATCTTCGAAGATAAGAAGAATCCTGGCGTTAAATTCACAGCTCCCGCCGCCGGCACCGTGGTTGAAATTAACCGTGGCGCTAAGCGTGTACTGCAATCTGTAGTGATTGCCGTTGATGACAGTGAAGATCAGATTACGTTTTCAAAATATGCTTCAGCAGAACTCGCCACATTAGAACGCGATACCGTTCGCGAGCAGCTGGTTGAGTCTGGTATGTGGACGGCACTGCGTACTCGCCCTTTCAGCAAAGTACCTGCTGTGGGCACAGTGCCGAGCTCTATCTTCGTGACGGCCATGGATACCAATCCATTGAGCGCCAATGCTGAACTGATCATCAAAGAAAATGCGCAAGCCTTTACCGATGGTCTATTAGTATTAAGCCGCTTAACCGATGGTCAAGTAAACGTGTGTAAAGGCGAGGGCAACCTGCCGCAAGCACAAGCTGCTACCATCAAAGAGCATGTGTTCACGGGCTTGCATCCTGCCGGTTTACCAGGCACGCACATTCACTATATTGACCCTATCGTTCCGGGCAAAGTGGTGTGGGCTATTAATTACCAAGACGTGATTGCCGTTGGCAAATTGTTCACCACAGGTGAGTTGTTTACCGATCGCGTGATTGCCTTGGCGGGTCCCGTGGTGCAAAAACCTCGCTTGGTGCGTACCCGCATCGGTGCTTCATTAGAAACACTGACTGCCGGCGAGCTGCAAGAAGGTGAGAACCGCGTTATTTCCGGCTCAGTGCTCTACGGTACCGCCGCGAATGGTCCTCATGCTTACTTGGGTCGTTACCATCTGCAGGTGTCTGTCATCGCCGAAGGCCGTGAAAAAGAACTGTTTGGCTGGTTAGCGCCAGGTGCCAATAAGTTCTCCGTCACCCGTGCTTACTTGAGTCATCTGACGAAAGGTAAGCTGTTTGACCTGACCACCACCACTAATGGTTCAGCGCGGGCTATGGTGCCAATCGGTAACTACGAGCGCATTATGCCGCTGGATATTTTACCGACCCTGTTGCTGCGTGATTTATTGTCTAACGACACCGACGGTGCCATCACCTTAGGCTGCTTAGAGTTGGATGAAGAAGATCTGGCGCTCTGTACCTATGTGTGTCCAGGCAAATACGATTATGGACTCGCGCTGCGCAAGTGTCTGACCACAATTGAGCTAGAGGGTTAA
- a CDS encoding AmpG family muropeptide MFS transporter, producing the protein MTPINSYTKSSWAQQLAIYTERRVLTLLALGFSSGLPILLVFGTLSFWLREAGVSRTSIGFFSWVALAYGIKVLWAPLVDRFRLPLLARLMGRRRSWMLLSQLIIMVALAGMAYSDPQTQLVQLALFALAVALASATQDIVIDAYRIEAAPVRLQGALAAAYMMGYRLGMIMAGAGALAVAAWAGSDLGYDPLGWQTAYLCMAGFMLVGVLTCLLLHEPDVDLHNQASSQALHREQLIAAGRSPRAASALSFMYSALVAPFLDFFTRFGKQALIILALIACYRISDVVMGVMANPFYVDMGFSKSQIATVTKVYGVIMTLVGAALGGVLVSRFGTARILMLGAVLAATTNLMFALMTQFGPNVQLLTVIISLDNLSAGIATAAFITYLSSLTNVAFSATQYALFSSIMMLFPKFLAGFSGVAVDTFGYAPFFIATAVIGLPVLWLIWQVHNTAPRAEHQAKDSVEL; encoded by the coding sequence ATGACGCCAATTAACAGCTACACCAAATCCAGCTGGGCTCAGCAACTCGCGATCTATACAGAGCGCCGTGTGCTGACCTTGTTGGCACTGGGCTTTTCTTCCGGCTTACCGATACTGCTGGTGTTTGGCACGCTGTCATTTTGGTTACGCGAAGCCGGTGTGAGTCGTACTAGCATTGGTTTTTTTAGCTGGGTGGCCTTGGCGTACGGCATAAAAGTACTGTGGGCGCCCTTGGTGGACCGGTTTCGACTGCCCCTTCTGGCGCGCCTGATGGGTCGACGACGTAGCTGGATGCTGCTGTCACAGCTTATTATTATGGTCGCATTGGCGGGCATGGCTTACTCAGATCCGCAAACCCAGCTGGTGCAGTTAGCGCTGTTTGCCTTAGCCGTGGCTTTGGCTTCGGCGACCCAAGATATTGTGATTGATGCCTATCGCATAGAAGCAGCACCGGTGCGTTTACAAGGCGCACTGGCCGCCGCTTATATGATGGGTTATCGCTTAGGCATGATCATGGCCGGCGCCGGCGCTTTAGCCGTGGCCGCATGGGCAGGCTCTGACTTAGGCTATGATCCTCTGGGCTGGCAAACCGCGTATCTGTGCATGGCCGGCTTTATGCTAGTGGGCGTGCTCACTTGCCTGTTATTACATGAGCCAGACGTGGACTTGCACAACCAAGCCAGCAGCCAAGCTTTGCATCGTGAGCAATTAATCGCGGCGGGCCGTTCACCGCGCGCCGCCAGTGCATTGTCGTTTATGTACAGCGCTTTGGTGGCGCCCTTTCTCGACTTCTTTACCCGCTTTGGTAAGCAAGCGCTAATTATTTTGGCGCTGATTGCCTGCTATCGGATATCGGATGTGGTGATGGGGGTGATGGCTAATCCGTTTTACGTGGACATGGGCTTTAGTAAGTCACAAATTGCCACCGTGACTAAAGTCTATGGCGTAATAATGACGCTGGTGGGTGCGGCTTTGGGTGGGGTATTAGTCAGCCGCTTTGGCACTGCACGCATTCTGATGTTGGGCGCCGTATTAGCGGCCACCACCAACTTAATGTTTGCGCTGATGACCCAATTTGGCCCCAATGTGCAGCTGTTAACGGTAATTATCTCGCTGGATAACCTCAGTGCCGGTATTGCCACCGCGGCTTTTATTACTTATTTGTCTAGCCTGACCAATGTGGCGTTTTCTGCCACTCAGTATGCGCTGTTCAGCTCCATTATGATGTTGTTCCCTAAATTTTTGGCCGGCTTTTCCGGCGTGGCGGTGGATACATTTGGTTATGCACCCTTCTTTATCGCCACCGCCGTGATTGGCCTGCCGGTATTATGGCTGATCTGGCAAGTGCACAACACAGCACCCCGCGCCGAGCACCAAGCTAAAGACAGTGTTGAATTGTAA
- a CDS encoding BolA family protein produces the protein MSIQAQIEQKVQTALAPEYLEVINESYMHRVQPGSETHFKVIVVSEQFSDKRLLARHRMLNQLLADELNEGVHALALHTLTPAEWQAREAVPQSPPCRGQGGVSS, from the coding sequence ATGTCGATACAGGCTCAAATTGAGCAAAAAGTGCAAACGGCCTTGGCGCCTGAGTATCTAGAAGTGATTAATGAAAGTTATATGCACCGCGTGCAGCCCGGCTCAGAAACCCATTTTAAAGTGATCGTCGTCAGTGAGCAGTTTAGCGATAAACGCCTATTGGCCCGCCATCGCATGCTAAACCAACTGCTCGCTGATGAGCTTAATGAAGGCGTGCATGCCTTGGCTTTGCACACTCTCACTCCCGCCGAATGGCAAGCGCGGGAAGCGGTTCCTCAGAGCCCGCCTTGTCGCGGACAAGGAGGCGTATCGAGCTAA
- the thiI gene encoding tRNA uracil 4-sulfurtransferase ThiI — protein sequence MKFIIKLHPEITIKSRSVRQRMCKLLQGNIRNVVKHLDENVKIRSEWDKLIVRSQLDEHRQAMIDILACVPGIQSFLEVQEHTVTTLDEILTHAELAFGSLLEGKTFCVRAKRRGQQVFSSLDVERYVGGGLNQRCNTAGVKLKNPDIQVNLELEGERLYLVNQQYAGLGGYPIATQESVLSLISGGYDSGVSSYQFIKRGSRVHYCFFNLGGPEHEAGVREVTYYLWKKYGSSHRVKFISVPFEDVVGEILEKVENGYMGVILKRMMMRAGAAVAEKLAINALVTGEAMGQVSSQTVTNLNVIDRVTDMLIMRPLVASDKQDIINIARQIGTASYAEKMPEYCGVISNSPTIKAKLGRVTEAESHFDFSVLENAIEAAFVEDIRALEHKRVLPEVEFTASVGDGEPNEVILDIRPPEEEEAAPLSVVGREIKVIPFFKLSSQFSELDASKTYLLYCDRGVMSRLQAIHLKEQGFDNVKVYKP from the coding sequence ATGAAATTTATTATCAAGCTTCATCCAGAAATCACCATCAAGAGTCGTTCGGTGCGCCAGCGCATGTGCAAATTGTTGCAAGGCAACATTCGCAATGTGGTTAAACACCTGGATGAAAACGTCAAAATTCGCTCGGAATGGGACAAGTTGATTGTGCGCAGTCAGCTTGATGAGCATCGCCAAGCCATGATTGATATTTTGGCGTGTGTACCTGGTATACAGTCCTTTTTAGAAGTACAAGAGCATACCGTTACCACACTCGATGAGATTTTAACTCACGCCGAACTGGCGTTTGGTAGCTTGCTGGAAGGCAAAACTTTTTGCGTACGTGCAAAACGTCGTGGTCAGCAAGTATTTAGCTCGCTGGACGTAGAGCGTTATGTGGGTGGCGGCTTAAACCAGCGCTGTAATACGGCTGGCGTGAAGCTGAAGAACCCAGACATTCAAGTGAATCTTGAGCTGGAAGGCGAGCGCTTGTACTTAGTGAATCAGCAATATGCAGGTTTAGGCGGTTATCCCATCGCCACCCAAGAGAGCGTGCTTAGCCTGATATCCGGCGGTTATGACTCGGGTGTGTCTTCGTATCAATTTATTAAGCGCGGCAGCCGCGTGCATTACTGCTTCTTTAACCTCGGGGGCCCTGAGCATGAAGCGGGCGTGCGTGAGGTGACTTACTACCTCTGGAAAAAGTATGGCTCCTCGCACCGGGTGAAGTTTATTTCAGTGCCGTTTGAAGATGTGGTTGGTGAGATCCTAGAAAAAGTCGAAAACGGCTATATGGGCGTGATCCTTAAGCGCATGATGATGCGCGCTGGAGCGGCCGTGGCAGAAAAGCTGGCCATTAATGCGCTCGTTACCGGTGAGGCCATGGGCCAAGTATCCAGCCAGACCGTGACCAACTTAAACGTGATTGACCGAGTCACCGATATGTTGATCATGCGCCCGTTAGTAGCCTCTGATAAGCAAGATATTATCAATATCGCGCGCCAGATTGGTACTGCCTCTTATGCAGAAAAAATGCCAGAATATTGCGGCGTTATTTCTAATAGCCCCACCATTAAAGCCAAACTGGGCCGCGTGACAGAGGCAGAAAGCCACTTTGATTTTAGTGTGCTTGAGAACGCCATTGAAGCCGCATTCGTGGAAGACATTCGCGCTCTTGAGCATAAGCGAGTGCTGCCTGAGGTGGAATTTACCGCCAGTGTCGGCGACGGCGAGCCTAATGAAGTTATCTTAGATATTCGTCCCCCAGAAGAAGAAGAAGCGGCACCCTTAAGCGTGGTTGGCCGTGAAATTAAGGTGATACCTTTCTTTAAGCTGTCGAGCCAGTTTAGTGAGTTAGACGCCAGCAAAACCTATCTCTTATATTGTGACCGCGGCGTGATGAGTCGCTTGCAGGCCATTCACTTAAAAGAGCAAGGCTTTGATAATGTGAAGGTGTATAAGCCTTAA
- a CDS encoding 2-dehydropantoate 2-reductase, protein MTEWTILGAGALGCVIAGQLHQKGERVGFMLSERHRGHFHPNLDLITLSGRHQLIQSQPRFPEHARKVECLLVFTKAYHVLGALKELQHLPKSTPIILFNNGMGLTEQVKELMPDNPLLVGVCSHGAMKEQDWLVRHTGKGETWLGALNEAGKEWAHLLKPLAASLGHCEWSDDIALHQRNKLAVNAVINPLTAYNNISNGQLVEPRFHDVMEQLTDEVYQVIARLNGSDAESKDAFRRRLQQVIEETAINYSSMQQDLANGRKTEIDYITGFILKHADGIPVPVSQQLYDEIKRREA, encoded by the coding sequence ATGACGGAATGGACCATTCTTGGAGCGGGGGCTCTAGGCTGTGTTATCGCGGGCCAACTCCACCAAAAAGGTGAACGAGTTGGTTTTATGCTTTCTGAGCGTCATCGTGGTCACTTTCATCCAAATCTGGATTTAATTACACTCAGTGGCCGCCATCAGCTCATTCAAAGCCAACCTCGTTTTCCGGAACATGCACGCAAGGTAGAATGCTTATTAGTGTTCACCAAAGCTTATCATGTGCTCGGCGCCCTTAAAGAGCTGCAGCATTTACCTAAAAGCACACCGATTATTTTATTTAACAATGGCATGGGTTTAACTGAGCAAGTTAAAGAGTTAATGCCTGATAACCCCTTACTGGTTGGCGTTTGTAGCCACGGCGCCATGAAAGAACAAGACTGGCTGGTGCGCCATACCGGCAAAGGCGAAACTTGGTTAGGCGCCTTAAATGAAGCCGGTAAAGAATGGGCCCATTTGCTTAAGCCTTTAGCTGCATCCTTAGGTCATTGTGAATGGAGTGACGATATTGCCTTGCACCAGCGCAATAAACTGGCCGTAAATGCGGTTATCAATCCACTCACCGCTTATAACAATATCAGCAATGGTCAATTAGTTGAGCCCAGATTCCATGATGTGATGGAGCAGCTGACCGACGAAGTTTATCAAGTGATAGCCCGCTTAAACGGCAGTGACGCCGAGTCTAAAGACGCGTTTCGCCGCCGCTTGCAGCAAGTGATAGAAGAAACTGCCATTAACTATTCTTCAATGCAGCAAGACTTGGCCAATGGCCGTAAAACTGAAATTGATTACATTACGGGATTTATTCTCAAGCACGCAGACGGCATACCGGTACCAGTAAGCCAGCAGTTGTATGACGAGATCAAACGCCGCGAAGCGTAA
- a CDS encoding YajG family lipoprotein, translated as MKAIKWLMTGVLALSLTACASYYPVAVDVQPTVDAKGGVYRGQAISLSSQDKRKNDYIIQIEQNNKAPVVVGASNNIKVQMEQALAQGFSNQGAFIEQGSPTQIQLELEEVLARVIRGHISYDVVQQLRMQLVLKRDGRTITKQYRRSAQAEFPGRLHPELDKVKDAVNEQLTLMLKDMLNDRDVQQFIGAQ; from the coding sequence ATGAAAGCAATTAAATGGTTAATGACCGGCGTATTGGCGCTCAGCCTCACGGCCTGTGCCAGCTATTATCCGGTTGCCGTGGATGTGCAACCCACCGTTGATGCCAAAGGCGGCGTATATCGCGGCCAAGCGATCAGCTTAAGCAGCCAAGATAAGCGTAAGAACGACTACATCATTCAGATTGAGCAAAATAATAAAGCACCTGTGGTGGTTGGCGCCAGTAACAATATTAAGGTGCAAATGGAGCAAGCGCTCGCCCAAGGTTTCAGCAACCAAGGCGCGTTTATTGAACAAGGCTCTCCAACCCAAATCCAGCTGGAATTAGAAGAAGTATTGGCCCGCGTGATCCGTGGTCACATCAGCTATGACGTGGTGCAGCAGTTGCGCATGCAATTGGTGTTAAAGCGTGATGGTCGCACTATTACTAAGCAGTATCGTCGCAGTGCCCAAGCCGAGTTTCCGGGTCGCTTGCACCCTGAGCTAGATAAAGTGAAAGACGCCGTTAACGAACAATTAACGTTAATGCTCAAAGACATGCTAAACGATCGTGACGTGCAGCAATTTATTGGAGCTCAATAA
- a CDS encoding flagellar motor protein MotB, whose translation MSTFADLATILMSFFVLLLAFSEMDVIKFKQVAGSMKDAFGVQNQLKGSEIPKGTSVIALEFRPGQPQPTPIDVIMQHTTDSTQAELDFQPGESDRAAGQSRESGNQDGAEQDSPQVDQQAMVVAQALAAELSESIEHDAIEIEALGQQVVIRIKENASFSSGSAFLQPQFWPVVRKIGDLIKDIPGEILVSGHTDDIRSSNELFRSNWELSSQRALAVAEQLLKVDGFNEERMVVMGMAGTRPLAENDTSDNRRRNRRVEITISQGKPKFTPPLDLNAPR comes from the coding sequence ATGTCCACCTTTGCGGATTTAGCGACCATATTGATGAGCTTTTTCGTGCTCTTGCTCGCCTTTTCCGAAATGGACGTAATTAAGTTCAAGCAAGTCGCGGGCAGCATGAAAGACGCCTTTGGCGTGCAAAATCAGTTAAAGGGGTCAGAAATTCCCAAGGGCACGTCAGTGATAGCGCTGGAGTTTCGCCCCGGCCAACCACAGCCTACACCGATAGACGTGATCATGCAGCATACCACCGACTCGACTCAAGCAGAGCTGGATTTTCAGCCGGGTGAGTCTGACCGCGCCGCGGGCCAAAGCCGAGAAAGCGGTAATCAAGATGGCGCTGAACAAGACTCGCCACAGGTGGATCAACAAGCCATGGTGGTGGCTCAAGCACTGGCAGCAGAACTTAGCGAGTCCATAGAGCATGACGCGATTGAAATAGAAGCGCTGGGTCAGCAGGTGGTGATCCGCATTAAAGAAAATGCTTCTTTTTCTTCAGGATCGGCGTTTTTGCAGCCGCAATTTTGGCCGGTTGTACGCAAAATTGGCGATTTAATCAAAGATATCCCCGGTGAAATTTTAGTGTCTGGCCACACGGATGATATTCGCAGCAGTAATGAGCTATTTCGTTCTAACTGGGAATTGTCTTCCCAGCGCGCGCTCGCGGTGGCCGAGCAGTTGCTTAAAGTGGACGGCTTTAACGAAGAGCGAATGGTGGTGATGGGCATGGCGGGCACACGGCCCTTAGCGGAAAATGACACCAGTGATAATCGTCGTCGCAATCGCCGCGTAGAAATTACTATTTCTCAAGGTAAGCCTAAATTTACACCGCCCTTGGATTTAAACGCGCCGCGCTAA
- a CDS encoding methyltransferase, protein MNHHFPLPGGGELSLLRYPRKAQDKLQAWEAADEYLINELAALELDASTRVLILNDGFGALTLALHKYQPYSLTDSRISELACIENAHDNQLPETWQTLSSLASWPSEDDSPQVVLIKLPKNNAMLEYQLAQLSQIVSPQTRVIAAGKAKDVRSSTLALFERYLGPTKTSLAWKKARLIFCTPDPKLKAAALPQPLAWPLDGTDFTLYNHANVFARNSLDIAARLFLENLPKEQSGHIIDLGCGNGVLGLMALVHNPEAEVTFTDESYMAIASARYNVRHNLPQAETRAHFSVNNCLDGVASDSIDIILCNPPFHQQQAITDHIAWEMFVDAKRVLRSGGELWVVGNRHLDYHHKLIRLFGNQTVVASNPKFVILKAIQPS, encoded by the coding sequence ATGAATCATCATTTTCCCCTCCCTGGGGGTGGCGAGCTGTCGTTACTCCGTTACCCTCGTAAAGCCCAAGACAAGCTTCAAGCCTGGGAAGCGGCGGATGAATACCTGATCAACGAGCTCGCCGCACTTGAGCTGGATGCCAGCACTCGAGTGCTGATTTTAAATGACGGCTTTGGTGCCCTGACCTTAGCGCTGCATAAATATCAGCCTTATAGCCTGACTGACTCGCGCATTAGCGAGCTGGCCTGCATCGAAAACGCCCATGACAATCAGCTGCCAGAAACCTGGCAAACGCTGTCTAGTCTGGCGTCTTGGCCTTCGGAAGATGACTCGCCGCAAGTGGTGCTGATTAAATTACCTAAAAATAATGCCATGCTCGAATATCAACTGGCTCAATTGAGCCAAATTGTCAGCCCACAAACGCGCGTTATCGCGGCGGGCAAGGCAAAAGATGTACGCAGCTCTACACTGGCATTATTTGAGCGCTATTTAGGCCCCACTAAAACCAGCTTAGCGTGGAAGAAAGCGCGACTGATATTTTGCACCCCCGACCCTAAACTTAAAGCCGCTGCCCTGCCCCAGCCATTGGCTTGGCCCTTAGATGGCACCGACTTTACCCTTTATAACCACGCCAACGTGTTCGCGCGCAACAGCTTAGATATTGCCGCTCGCCTGTTTTTAGAAAATCTGCCTAAAGAGCAAAGCGGTCATATTATCGACTTAGGTTGCGGCAATGGCGTCTTGGGCTTAATGGCACTGGTGCATAACCCTGAGGCCGAGGTTACCTTTACCGATGAGTCTTATATGGCCATCGCCAGCGCACGCTACAATGTGCGCCATAACCTACCGCAAGCGGAAACTCGCGCTCATTTTTCGGTCAATAATTGTCTCGATGGCGTGGCCTCCGACAGTATTGATATTATTTTGTGTAACCCCCCATTTCACCAGCAACAGGCCATTACCGACCATATTGCCTGGGAAATGTTTGTGGATGCTAAGCGTGTGCTGCGCTCCGGCGGCGAGCTATGGGTGGTGGGCAATCGCCATCTTGATTATCATCACAAACTGATCCGATTATTTGGCAACCAGACCGTGGTGGCATCTAATCCTAAATTCGTTATTCTCAAAGCCATTCAACCCAGTTAA
- a CDS encoding peptidylprolyl isomerase: MKSVMLFAASLLAATSAWAGPKVELVTNMGTMQVELNEAAAPATVANFLRYVDDGSYEGSIFHRLIPGFMVQGGGFDTNYQPLPTYSPVVNESNNGLKNVTGSIAMARTQDPNSATRQFYINFNDNHSLNGGRAAGYTVFGQVTLGEEVLEKMAKVPTGMNLTMRARDVPKQDIVLQSVRRLDPDAVESGSKPSQAYATAPAASVVKK; the protein is encoded by the coding sequence ATGAAGTCGGTAATGTTATTTGCTGCAAGCTTGCTGGCAGCTACTTCTGCATGGGCAGGTCCCAAGGTCGAATTAGTGACCAATATGGGCACCATGCAGGTGGAGTTAAACGAAGCGGCCGCTCCGGCGACCGTGGCCAACTTTTTACGCTACGTGGATGATGGCAGTTATGAAGGCAGTATCTTTCATCGCTTGATCCCAGGCTTTATGGTGCAAGGCGGCGGCTTTGATACCAATTATCAGCCGCTCCCAACTTACAGCCCTGTGGTGAATGAGTCGAACAATGGCCTGAAAAACGTCACCGGCAGCATTGCCATGGCGCGCACCCAAGATCCCAATAGTGCGACTCGCCAGTTCTACATCAACTTTAACGATAACCACTCCCTTAATGGCGGCCGCGCCGCCGGTTATACGGTGTTTGGTCAGGTAACCTTGGGCGAAGAAGTGTTAGAGAAAATGGCCAAAGTGCCCACCGGCATGAACTTAACCATGCGCGCTCGTGATGTGCCTAAGCAAGATATCGTCTTGCAAAGCGTGCGTCGCTTAGACCCAGACGCCGTGGAGTCAGGCAGCAAGCCCTCTCAGGCTTACGCCACCGCACCTGCTGCATCAGTAGTCAAAAAGTAA
- a CDS encoding YajQ family cyclic di-GMP-binding protein yields MPSFDIVSEVEMNEVRNAVENANRELETRFDFRGANASFELNGEKVKLNADSEFQLQQMADIFQAKMVQRKLDVRCMELADVVHTGKRYSQEATFKQGIDAPSAKKLIKQIKDSKIKVQAAIQGEQLRITGKKRDDLQQVMALLRGTDQEQPLQFDNFRE; encoded by the coding sequence ATGCCGTCTTTTGATATTGTGTCTGAAGTAGAGATGAATGAAGTGCGTAATGCGGTCGAGAATGCCAACCGCGAATTGGAAACCCGTTTTGACTTTAGAGGAGCAAACGCCAGCTTTGAATTGAACGGTGAAAAAGTGAAACTGAACGCCGATTCTGAATTTCAGTTGCAGCAAATGGCTGATATTTTTCAAGCTAAAATGGTGCAGCGTAAATTAGATGTGCGTTGCATGGAACTGGCTGATGTGGTGCATACCGGTAAGCGTTACTCGCAAGAAGCAACCTTTAAACAAGGGATAGATGCGCCCAGTGCCAAAAAACTGATCAAGCAAATCAAAGACAGCAAGATCAAGGTACAAGCGGCCATTCAAGGCGAGCAGTTGCGCATTACTGGTAAGAAGCGTGATGACTTGCAGCAGGTGATGGCGCTACTGCGTGGCACCGATCAAGAACAGCCGTTGCAGTTTGATAACTTTCGTGAATAA
- the pomA gene encoding flagellar motor protein PomA — MDLATIIGLIGGLAFVGMAMVLGGSLGMYADVPSFFIVFVGSFFVVMMKFNLGQFLGAAKIAAKAFLFKLEKPEDLIERVVVLADSARKGGFLALEEAEITNPFLQKAVDMLVDGHEQNVVKQALEKDIDLNAERQEQGAKIFRALGDVAPAMGMIGTLIGLVAMLANMDDPKAIGPAMAIALLTTLYGAMLANMIALPIADKLELRSEEERLNRTLILDAVLGIQDGQNPRVLQGLLENYLADNKRSKEE, encoded by the coding sequence TTGGATTTAGCAACGATTATCGGATTAATCGGTGGATTAGCCTTTGTGGGCATGGCCATGGTGCTAGGAGGCAGCCTAGGTATGTATGCGGACGTGCCTTCGTTTTTTATTGTGTTTGTTGGCTCCTTCTTCGTGGTGATGATGAAGTTTAATTTGGGGCAGTTTTTGGGTGCGGCTAAAATAGCGGCTAAAGCCTTTCTATTTAAGCTAGAAAAGCCAGAAGACTTGATCGAGCGGGTAGTGGTGCTGGCCGACTCGGCCCGTAAAGGCGGCTTTTTAGCGTTAGAAGAAGCGGAAATTACTAATCCCTTCTTACAAAAAGCCGTGGACATGCTAGTGGATGGCCACGAACAAAACGTGGTGAAACAAGCACTGGAAAAAGACATTGACCTCAACGCCGAGCGCCAAGAGCAAGGCGCAAAAATTTTTCGCGCGCTGGGCGATGTGGCACCGGCCATGGGCATGATAGGCACCCTGATTGGTTTGGTGGCCATGTTGGCCAACATGGATGATCCTAAGGCCATAGGGCCGGCGATGGCCATCGCCTTGCTGACCACCTTATACGGCGCCATGCTGGCTAATATGATAGCGCTGCCGATTGCCGATAAATTAGAGCTGCGCTCAGAAGAAGAACGGCTAAATCGCACTTTAATCTTAGATGCGGTATTAGGCATCCAAGACGGCCAAAACCCTCGCGTGTTACAAGGCTTGCTAGAAAACTATTTGGCCGATAATAAGCGGTCGAAGGAGGAGTAG
- a CDS encoding alpha-ketoglutarate-dependent dioxygenase AlkB translates to MPLLIEPARGVNTEPAREVNNVPPAWLPLVHGRLLWWPNAFAAEADVWFAQLKKSDIPWQQHTLRMFGRELNEPRLSCWMGDLPYRYSGQTRMPAPWHPVVREICQRVSAICEQPFNGVLLNWYRDGQDSMGWHADDEPELGINPTVASVSLGATRRFKLRHKLRPKAGRHSREQRELLLNHGSLLVMAGEMQHHWQHALPKMAACSGPRINLTFRWLVE, encoded by the coding sequence ATGCCGCTACTCATCGAGCCTGCCAGAGGGGTAAACACTGAGCCTGCAAGAGAGGTAAATAATGTCCCGCCAGCTTGGTTGCCATTAGTGCACGGGCGGCTATTATGGTGGCCGAATGCCTTTGCAGCCGAAGCCGATGTTTGGTTTGCCCAGCTCAAAAAAAGCGATATTCCGTGGCAGCAACATACACTGCGCATGTTTGGGCGTGAGCTTAATGAGCCCAGACTGTCTTGTTGGATGGGCGATCTGCCCTATCGCTATTCGGGTCAGACTCGGATGCCCGCACCTTGGCACCCAGTGGTGCGAGAGATCTGCCAACGAGTGAGCGCTATCTGCGAGCAGCCCTTTAATGGTGTGCTGCTTAATTGGTATCGTGACGGCCAAGACAGTATGGGCTGGCATGCAGACGATGAGCCTGAGCTGGGTATCAATCCCACGGTTGCGTCGGTGAGCTTAGGTGCTACGCGGCGTTTTAAGCTTAGGCATAAGTTAAGGCCTAAAGCAGGGCGTCATAGTAGAGAACAAAGAGAACTGCTATTAAATCATGGAAGTTTGCTGGTGATGGCCGGCGAAATGCAGCATCATTGGCAGCACGCCTTACCAAAAATGGCCGCCTGCTCAGGCCCGCGTATCAATTTAACATTTCGCTGGTTGGTTGAATAA